In the Campylobacter showae genome, one interval contains:
- a CDS encoding DNA alkylation repair protein has protein sequence MENGGLAVYFGENLAQILSQKIKAVYPKFDAQSYCGRIAASTPNFGYSQRILAHANALNELLPPDFKRAAEILVAILGEENPNETGMFKRFYWTLPLAKYVEIYGLDDFEVSMGAIGEITKRGTGEYAVRAFIKKYPQDSLKTMTQWARSSNFHLRRLASEGLRPKLPWASKLELFISDPSPVFAVLEILKEDEVRFVQRSVANNVADYLKVNFAAAKELLVRWQSSQNKNMQQIIRHATRKIKI, from the coding sequence ATGGAAAACGGCGGACTGGCTGTGTATTTCGGAGAAAATTTAGCGCAAATTTTATCGCAAAAGATAAAGGCGGTTTATCCCAAATTTGACGCGCAGAGCTACTGCGGGCGAATCGCGGCGAGCACGCCGAATTTCGGCTATTCGCAAAGGATTTTGGCACACGCAAACGCGCTAAATGAACTCTTGCCCCCGGATTTTAAGCGCGCGGCGGAGATTTTGGTCGCGATTTTAGGCGAAGAAAACCCGAACGAAACGGGTATGTTTAAACGCTTTTACTGGACTTTGCCGCTTGCCAAATACGTCGAAATTTACGGTCTAGACGACTTTGAAGTCTCGATGGGCGCGATTGGGGAAATCACGAAGCGCGGCACGGGCGAGTATGCGGTGCGCGCCTTTATCAAAAAATATCCGCAAGACTCGCTAAAAACCATGACGCAGTGGGCGCGCTCGTCAAATTTCCACCTTCGTAGGCTAGCGTCCGAGGGTCTGCGACCAAAGCTGCCGTGGGCTAGCAAACTAGAGCTTTTCATCAGCGATCCGAGCCCGGTTTTTGCGGTGCTGGAGATCCTTAAAGAGGATGAGGTGCGCTTTGTACAGCGCTCGGTCGCAAACAACGTCGCCGACTATTTAAAGGTAAATTTCGCCGCCGCAAAGGAGCTGCTCGTGCGCTGGCAAAGCTCGCAAAACAAAAACATGCAGCAAATCATCCGTCACGCGACGAGAAAGATCAAAATTTAG
- a CDS encoding phosphatidylserine decarboxylase, producing MRGLISRILGFVAAVKFPRFLQTFINEKYVSGFKIDMSEFKEPKEYESLTALFTRELQRPRNFDVSPQAFISPSDGTCLEHGVSKELKAISVKGHEYGIAELLGDSMERREQDAELEYVNIYLSPRDYHRYHAPCDMRILSALYVPGELYSVAVSALLKVPNLYAKNERVVLKCELANGKKMWLVFVGALNVGKMKFDFDARIQTNAYAGNVALYEYENLSAKKGEQLGMFELGSTILILSEQGAVKFDLVAEQKLKYGDKIGTIN from the coding sequence ATGAGGGGACTTATCTCTAGGATATTGGGGTTTGTTGCGGCGGTTAAATTTCCGAGATTTTTGCAAACATTTATCAATGAAAAATACGTAAGCGGCTTTAAGATCGACATGAGCGAGTTTAAAGAGCCAAAGGAGTACGAGAGCCTGACGGCGCTTTTTACCCGCGAGCTACAGCGTCCGCGAAATTTCGACGTTTCGCCCCAGGCTTTCATTAGTCCTAGCGACGGCACGTGCCTGGAGCACGGAGTTAGCAAGGAGCTAAAAGCGATAAGCGTCAAGGGGCACGAGTACGGTATAGCAGAACTCCTAGGCGATAGTATGGAGCGCAGAGAGCAAGACGCCGAGCTAGAGTACGTAAACATCTACCTAAGCCCGCGCGATTATCACCGCTACCACGCGCCTTGCGATATGAGAATTTTATCCGCGCTTTACGTGCCGGGCGAGCTATATAGCGTGGCCGTTAGCGCGCTGCTAAAGGTACCTAATCTATACGCCAAAAACGAGCGCGTGGTGCTAAAATGCGAGCTTGCAAACGGCAAAAAGATGTGGCTGGTCTTCGTCGGCGCGCTAAACGTGGGCAAGATGAAATTCGACTTTGACGCGCGCATACAGACTAACGCCTACGCCGGCAACGTCGCGCTTTACGAATACGAAAATTTAAGCGCGAAAAAGGGCGAGCAGCTAGGGATGTTTGAGCTGGGCTCTACGATCCTCATCCTTAGCGAGCAGGGCGCGGTCAAATTTGATCTAGTGGCCGAGCAAAAGCTAAAATACGGCGACAAAATAGGAACTATCAACTAA
- a CDS encoding metallophosphoesterase, with protein sequence MNYVSYRGLFADAALKPLAVHKRALGLFFLTLAMGGVALAFSLRFNFLGPSLRIACSLMLALTFIIFSFVLFTNVVAFAARPVTKRAFSESRRKFLRLYLDVTILILAFSYFFRGIFNAVKLPEVKAQDIELKGLNGELKIAVLTDIHLGDFLGADFARAVTRRVSELDADAVAIVGDIADVKPHRLAEFIAPFNELKSKYGTFYVPGNHEYYNGIDGTIKVIRETTNFKILGNENARVGGVNLAGVYDIIGLRFKAYEPDLVAALDGRDVNLPTVLLAHQPKFLKYMDESAPVDLVVSGHTHGGQIFPFSLLVRLDQKYVAGLYRANKNTQIYVSCGTGFWGPPVRVMAPSEISLLRLKGVV encoded by the coding sequence ATGAATTACGTTTCTTATCGCGGGCTTTTTGCGGATGCTGCGCTCAAGCCGCTTGCCGTGCATAAAAGGGCGCTTGGGCTGTTTTTCCTGACGCTTGCTATGGGCGGCGTCGCGCTTGCTTTTTCGCTGCGGTTTAACTTTTTGGGACCTAGCCTTCGTATCGCCTGTTCGCTGATGCTGGCGCTGACGTTTATTATCTTTTCGTTCGTACTTTTTACGAACGTCGTCGCTTTTGCCGCTCGCCCCGTAACCAAGCGCGCGTTTAGCGAGAGCAGGCGTAAATTTTTGCGCCTTTATCTTGACGTCACGATACTTATCTTGGCGTTTAGCTACTTTTTTAGAGGTATCTTTAACGCCGTAAAATTGCCTGAAGTAAAAGCCCAAGATATCGAGCTAAAGGGACTAAATGGCGAGCTAAAAATCGCGGTTTTAACAGATATTCATCTAGGCGATTTTTTAGGAGCGGACTTTGCGCGGGCGGTAACTAGACGCGTAAGTGAGCTGGACGCCGACGCGGTCGCGATAGTGGGCGATATCGCCGACGTGAAGCCGCACCGTTTGGCCGAGTTTATCGCGCCATTTAACGAGCTAAAGAGCAAATACGGCACCTTTTACGTGCCGGGCAACCACGAGTACTATAACGGCATCGACGGCACGATAAAAGTTATCCGCGAGACGACGAATTTTAAAATTTTAGGCAACGAAAACGCGCGAGTCGGCGGAGTAAATTTAGCCGGCGTTTATGATATCATCGGTTTAAGATTTAAAGCGTACGAGCCCGATCTGGTCGCGGCTCTGGATGGTCGCGACGTAAATTTGCCAACCGTTTTGCTCGCTCATCAGCCTAAATTTTTAAAATACATGGACGAAAGCGCGCCCGTGGATCTAGTGGTGAGCGGACATACGCACGGCGGACAGATTTTTCCGTTTTCGCTGCTAGTAAGGTTAGATCAAAAATACGTCGCCGGGCTATACCGCGCGAACAAAAATACGCAAATTTACGTTAGCTGCGGCACCGGGTTTTGGGGGCCGCCGGTGCGCGTGATGGCGCCTAGCGAGATTTCGTTATTAAGACTAAAAGGAGTTGTATGA
- the ybeY gene encoding rRNA maturation RNase YbeY, translating to MILCEDDYPRILDQICDYLTAGEVELSFVDAEEMKEINVRQRGIYETTDVLSFPLEMQLHAPLGCIVINTELVAAKAAELGHGEDDETALLFTHGLLHVLGYDHESDAGEMRAKECEVIEKFNLPKSLIVRTEEAGEE from the coding sequence ATGATACTTTGCGAGGACGATTATCCTAGGATTTTGGATCAAATTTGCGACTATTTGACCGCGGGTGAGGTGGAGCTTAGCTTTGTTGACGCCGAGGAGATGAAGGAGATAAACGTCCGCCAGCGCGGCATTTATGAGACTACGGACGTGCTGAGTTTCCCGCTTGAGATGCAGCTGCACGCGCCGCTTGGCTGTATCGTGATAAACACCGAGCTAGTCGCCGCCAAAGCCGCCGAGCTGGGCCACGGCGAGGATGACGAGACGGCGCTGCTTTTCACGCACGGGCTGCTTCACGTGCTGGGCTACGATCATGAGAGCGACGCGGGTGAGATGAGGGCCAAAGAGTGCGAGGTGATCGAGAAATTTAACCTGCCAAAGAGCCTCATCGTACGAACGGAGGAAGCGGGCGAAGAATAG
- the queC gene encoding 7-cyano-7-deazaguanine synthase QueC has protein sequence MKKAVCIMSGGMDSTLCAVLAKRAGYEIIALHFDYGQRTMKREKLAFEQICERIGALKKVNLDASFIASIGGNALTDESLAIRKDGAKPDTPSTYVPFRNGIFISIAAALAEKEGAQALYIGIVEEDGSGYPDCTADFIDKIESAVNAGTSKDFSLRIVTPLVNLSKADIVRKSLEAGSPLELTWSCYEREDEACGECDSCRLRLRGFELAGEKDRIKYVNLK, from the coding sequence GTGAAAAAAGCGGTTTGCATAATGAGCGGCGGCATGGACAGCACCCTGTGTGCCGTCCTCGCCAAACGCGCAGGCTACGAGATCATTGCGCTGCATTTTGACTACGGGCAGCGCACGATGAAGCGCGAAAAGCTAGCGTTTGAGCAGATCTGCGAGCGTATCGGAGCGCTAAAAAAGGTAAATTTAGACGCTAGTTTCATAGCAAGCATCGGCGGCAACGCGCTAACGGACGAGAGCCTAGCCATCCGTAAAGACGGCGCCAAACCAGACACCCCTAGCACCTACGTGCCGTTTCGCAACGGCATCTTTATCTCTATCGCCGCCGCACTAGCCGAAAAAGAAGGCGCGCAGGCGCTATATATCGGCATCGTCGAGGAGGACGGCTCGGGCTACCCCGACTGCACGGCGGATTTTATCGACAAGATAGAAAGCGCCGTAAATGCTGGCACCTCAAAGGACTTTAGCCTGCGCATCGTCACTCCGCTAGTAAATTTAAGCAAAGCTGACATCGTGCGAAAGTCGCTCGAGGCGGGCTCTCCGCTGGAGCTAACCTGGAGCTGCTACGAGCGCGAGGACGAGGCTTGCGGCGAATGCGACAGCTGCCGCCTAAGACTGCGAGGATTTGAGCTTGCGGGCGAAAAAGATAGGATAAAATACGTAAATTTAAAGTAA
- a CDS encoding ferrochelatase → MNIENLRRLINGEALNKPSVSAVEGFAFESKNVRQGYAYIGLGAGADEIAAAVANGAYAVLVEQRCEVIDPEVAFIKVDSLSAALMRLMRFEASYKNLKFCSVNPVQKALLARMSLGKNAGGNAASLLPEDATRLFIKIMKASAGDLFFTDDLKILSKIAPLYDTVFSDVDAVCAQGGSLFASSVVCEGVYYPNLNFPKVFTHYLCGLLKYLIRAGFSFKLGDTRNLGHFEPVFINKNFRVVPFGASSQAFIAESDDELFDMEAAFLSRNFSGGIEICVPEDFAGSAAATMRFRDLAELKNLSNFHYALVKCQKEELEAMLNLATPEPDLFGEIL, encoded by the coding sequence GTGAATATCGAAAACCTAAGGCGCCTCATCAACGGCGAAGCGCTAAATAAACCGAGCGTCAGCGCCGTGGAGGGCTTTGCGTTTGAGAGTAAAAACGTGCGCCAAGGCTACGCCTACATCGGGCTTGGCGCGGGCGCGGACGAGATAGCTGCAGCCGTCGCAAACGGCGCTTATGCCGTGCTCGTCGAGCAAAGATGCGAGGTTATCGATCCTGAAGTCGCTTTTATCAAGGTCGATAGCCTGAGCGCCGCGCTTATGCGGCTGATGCGCTTTGAGGCCAGCTACAAAAATCTCAAATTTTGCTCTGTTAATCCCGTGCAAAAGGCCCTGCTCGCGCGTATGAGCCTAGGCAAAAACGCCGGCGGCAATGCAGCTAGTTTGCTGCCCGAGGATGCGACGCGGCTTTTTATAAAGATAATGAAAGCAAGCGCGGGGGATCTATTTTTCACGGACGATCTTAAAATTTTATCCAAGATCGCGCCGCTATACGACACCGTTTTTAGCGACGTGGACGCGGTTTGCGCGCAGGGCGGTTCGCTATTTGCCTCTAGCGTCGTTTGCGAGGGCGTTTACTATCCAAACTTAAATTTTCCAAAAGTTTTCACGCACTATCTTTGCGGACTTTTAAAGTATCTGATCCGCGCGGGCTTTTCTTTCAAGCTTGGCGACACGCGAAATTTGGGGCATTTCGAGCCAGTTTTTATAAATAAAAATTTTCGCGTTGTACCTTTTGGTGCGAGCTCTCAGGCCTTTATCGCAGAGAGCGACGACGAGCTTTTTGATATGGAGGCGGCGTTTCTATCGCGAAATTTTAGCGGCGGTATCGAGATCTGCGTGCCGGAGGACTTTGCTGGAAGTGCGGCCGCTACGATGAGATTTAGGGATCTTGCCGAGCTAAAAAATCTTTCAAATTTTCACTATGCGCTCGTTAAATGCCAAAAAGAGGAGCTTGAAGCGATGCTAAATTTAGCCACGCCAGAGCCTGATTTGTTCGGCGAAATTTTATAA
- the metG gene encoding methionine--tRNA ligase: protein MNTTYITTPIYYVNDVPHIGHAYTTVIADTVARFARLKGDDTYFMTGTDEHGQKIEQAAAKKGYTPQAYADEISAKFRELWDKFEISYDHFIRTTDDYHKLTAQNAFLKMYQKGDIYKGEYEGYYCVSCESFFTQTQLLEDERCPDCGRPTNLVKEESYFFKLSKYQDALLKWYEENEDCIVPRGKKNEVVSFVKGGLRDLSITRTSFEWGIKLPASLNEPRHVMYVWLDALINYLSTLGYTRGDDKMNYWNGATHVVGKDILRFHAVYWPAFLMSLDLPLPRCIAAHGWWTRDGEKMSKSKGNVINPSEVADAYGLENFRYFMLREVPFGQDGDFSQKAMIERINSELSNDLGNLLSRIVGMSEKYSDFEIKSENLRKFYGEVLDSGNEYLQNAIKNLESFATNRYLEELFKALTLANASIAKFEPWNLIKNGKKDEANALVSLCANLLARVAVLLSPAMPRTCEKIAQTLGFEISTATYEKIILNNEILDFKAQKTQPLFPKIEKELMATAVPSVSEPAKTAAVPQEKSDAKIKIDDFKKCAIKVGTVLECSNIEGSEKLLKFKIDLGEEQPRQILSGIAKFYAPEGLVGKQVCVLANLKPAKIFGHISEGMILSAEDGSLCLIAPMAAVKNGSEIG from the coding sequence ATGAACACGACTTATATTACGACTCCGATTTATTACGTAAACGACGTGCCGCACATCGGACACGCCTACACGACCGTGATCGCCGACACGGTAGCGAGATTTGCGAGGCTAAAGGGCGATGATACGTACTTTATGACGGGTACCGACGAGCACGGGCAAAAGATCGAGCAAGCCGCCGCAAAAAAGGGCTACACGCCGCAAGCCTACGCCGATGAGATAAGCGCGAAATTTAGGGAGCTGTGGGATAAATTTGAGATCAGCTACGACCATTTTATCCGCACGACCGACGACTATCACAAGCTCACGGCGCAAAACGCATTTCTGAAAATGTATCAAAAAGGCGATATCTACAAGGGCGAATACGAGGGATACTACTGCGTTAGCTGCGAGAGCTTTTTTACGCAGACGCAGCTTTTGGAGGACGAGAGGTGTCCTGACTGCGGTAGGCCGACGAATTTGGTGAAAGAGGAGAGCTATTTTTTCAAACTTTCAAAATACCAAGACGCACTACTAAAATGGTATGAGGAGAACGAGGACTGTATCGTGCCGCGCGGCAAGAAAAACGAGGTCGTGAGCTTCGTAAAAGGCGGCCTGCGCGATCTATCGATCACGCGCACGAGCTTTGAGTGGGGCATCAAGCTGCCTGCGAGCCTAAACGAACCAAGGCACGTGATGTATGTCTGGCTGGATGCGCTTATAAATTACCTTAGCACTCTAGGCTACACCCGCGGCGATGATAAGATGAACTACTGGAATGGCGCTACGCATGTCGTAGGTAAGGACATTTTGCGCTTTCACGCGGTGTACTGGCCGGCGTTTTTGATGAGTCTTGATCTGCCGCTGCCTCGCTGCATCGCAGCTCACGGCTGGTGGACGAGAGACGGCGAAAAGATGAGCAAAAGCAAGGGCAACGTCATAAATCCAAGCGAGGTCGCAGACGCGTACGGACTGGAAAATTTCCGCTACTTTATGCTACGCGAAGTGCCGTTTGGGCAGGACGGAGACTTCTCGCAAAAGGCGATGATCGAGCGCATAAACTCCGAGCTTAGCAACGATCTGGGCAATCTTTTAAGCCGTATAGTCGGCATGAGCGAGAAATACTCGGACTTTGAGATAAAGAGCGAAAATTTACGTAAATTTTACGGCGAGGTTTTAGATAGCGGCAACGAATACCTGCAAAACGCTATCAAAAATTTAGAGAGTTTCGCCACGAACCGCTACCTCGAGGAGCTCTTTAAGGCGCTAACGCTCGCAAACGCGAGCATAGCTAAATTTGAGCCGTGGAATCTAATAAAAAACGGCAAAAAAGACGAAGCAAACGCGCTCGTATCGCTATGCGCTAACCTGCTGGCTCGCGTGGCCGTCCTGCTAAGCCCCGCGATGCCAAGAACCTGCGAAAAGATCGCGCAGACGCTTGGCTTTGAGATCTCGACGGCGACTTACGAAAAAATCATCTTAAACAACGAAATCTTGGACTTTAAAGCGCAAAAAACGCAGCCGCTTTTCCCGAAAATCGAAAAAGAGCTGATGGCGACTGCGGTGCCGAGCGTAAGCGAACCTGCCAAAACCGCCGCCGTGCCGCAAGAAAAATCGGACGCGAAAATAAAAATCGACGACTTTAAAAAGTGCGCCATAAAAGTAGGTACCGTACTTGAGTGCTCAAACATCGAAGGCAGCGAGAAGCTGCTTAAATTTAAGATTGATCTGGGCGAAGAGCAGCCGCGTCAAATTTTATCGGGCATAGCCAAATTTTACGCTCCTGAGGGTCTCGTCGGCAAGCAGGTCTGCGTGCTAGCAAACCTAAAACCTGCTAAAATTTTCGGCCATATATCAGAGGGCATGATCCTTAGCGCAGAGGACGGATCGCTGTGCCTCATCGCGCCGATGGCTGCGGTCAAAAACGGCTCAGAAATAGGCTAA
- a CDS encoding class 1 fructose-bisphosphatase, with protein MNEIFETIKKIAVKIGEEIKYADLGYTDHANATGDTQLKLDVRSDEIITAEFANLACVKALVSEEKEDMLALNENAKFIVAYDPLDGSSLVDVNFSIGSIFGIYENELTPQNLKAAAYVVYGPRLELVLCEGETAPALYRLGRDGEFKFIKNLALAQKGKPNATGATQKGWSETHAKFIRELFLQGYRLRYSGAMVSDLHQILLKGGGLFSYPATTDAPKGKLRALFEVLPFAFIYERAGGATSDGYSATLFDMNVEKIHQTTPCFFGSKDEINLLHKFYGSAK; from the coding sequence ATGAACGAAATTTTCGAAACGATTAAAAAGATCGCCGTAAAAATCGGCGAGGAGATAAAGTACGCCGACCTAGGCTACACGGATCACGCCAACGCCACGGGCGACACGCAGCTAAAACTAGACGTGAGAAGCGACGAGATCATCACGGCCGAGTTTGCAAATTTAGCCTGCGTAAAAGCGCTCGTTAGTGAAGAAAAAGAGGATATGCTGGCGCTAAACGAGAATGCAAAATTTATCGTCGCCTACGATCCGTTAGACGGCTCTAGCCTAGTGGACGTAAATTTTTCTATCGGCTCGATTTTCGGCATTTACGAAAACGAACTAACTCCGCAAAATCTAAAAGCCGCCGCCTACGTCGTTTACGGCCCGCGCTTAGAGCTCGTGCTTTGCGAGGGCGAGACGGCTCCCGCGCTTTACCGCCTAGGCAGGGACGGCGAGTTTAAATTTATCAAAAATCTAGCGCTCGCGCAAAAAGGCAAGCCAAACGCCACGGGCGCGACGCAAAAAGGCTGGAGCGAAACTCATGCTAAATTTATCCGCGAGCTGTTTTTGCAGGGGTATCGCCTCAGATACTCGGGCGCTATGGTGAGCGATTTGCATCAAATTTTGCTAAAAGGCGGCGGGCTTTTTAGCTATCCTGCCACGACCGACGCGCCAAAGGGTAAGCTAAGAGCGCTATTTGAGGTGCTGCCGTTTGCATTTATCTACGAGCGCGCCGGCGGGGCGACTAGCGACGGATACTCGGCAACGCTTTTTGATATGAATGTAGAAAAAATCCACCAAACCACGCCTTGTTTTTTTGGCTCCAAAGACGAGATAAATTTACTGCATAAATTTTACGGAAGCGCGAAATGA
- the mobB gene encoding molybdopterin-guanine dinucleotide biosynthesis protein B — MKKAAMAFSGPSNSGKTTLILKVAKKFIDDGLKVVIIKHDPGDKARFDVEGKDSYKFSQIGAEVAVMSPTRTTFFSQESKSVEDVVAMAGEFDLLLVEGLKTLPLPRISVFKDEINEDYLSFSNAIASYKKDYEIDKPNFDLDDTQAICEWILKNAKVLK, encoded by the coding sequence ATGAAGAAAGCGGCGATGGCGTTTTCAGGACCTTCAAATAGCGGCAAAACCACGCTTATTTTAAAGGTCGCCAAAAAATTTATCGATGACGGGCTAAAAGTCGTGATCATCAAGCACGACCCGGGCGACAAGGCGAGATTTGACGTCGAGGGCAAGGATAGCTATAAATTTAGCCAAATAGGCGCCGAGGTAGCGGTCATGAGTCCGACGCGCACGACTTTTTTCTCGCAAGAGAGCAAGAGCGTAGAGGACGTCGTAGCGATGGCGGGAGAGTTTGACCTACTGCTAGTAGAGGGGCTAAAGACCCTACCGCTGCCGCGCATTAGCGTATTTAAGGACGAGATAAACGAGGATTATCTTAGCTTTTCAAACGCGATCGCAAGCTATAAAAAAGACTACGAGATCGATAAGCCAAATTTCGATCTAGATGATACGCAGGCTATCTGCGAGTGGATACTAAAAAACGCAAAGGTTTTAAAATGA
- a CDS encoding membrane lipoprotein lipid attachment site-containing protein, giving the protein MKKSIFFLSFILTLAGCADKKYIHEPLKNELLAYTSKSEIIDADTNILIVATYLNPIYNELIDEQKREKFVVAVHPKEAKILDESFTANGSQRGILVRRLAADDPLLEKVSFEVPWAQYFEVSTPEISNDKINLDFEIYPSKKASLSFQKVSKSMYWNGQSLGK; this is encoded by the coding sequence ATGAAAAAGAGCATATTTTTTTTAAGTTTTATTTTGACGCTAGCCGGATGCGCGGATAAAAAATATATCCACGAACCGCTAAAAAACGAGCTTTTAGCGTATACGAGCAAATCTGAGATCATAGATGCCGATACGAATATCCTAATCGTCGCGACCTATCTAAATCCGATCTATAACGAGCTGATCGATGAGCAAAAAAGAGAGAAATTCGTAGTGGCCGTACATCCCAAAGAAGCTAAAATTTTAGACGAGAGCTTCACGGCAAACGGCTCGCAGCGAGGCATCCTAGTTAGACGCCTGGCCGCAGACGATCCGCTTTTAGAAAAAGTTAGCTTTGAGGTTCCGTGGGCTCAGTACTTTGAGGTCAGCACCCCGGAAATCTCAAACGACAAAATCAATCTTGATTTCGAAATTTATCCGTCAAAGAAGGCGTCTTTAAGCTTTCAAAAAGTGTCGAAATCGATGTACTGGAACGGACAATCCCTAGGTAAATAA
- a CDS encoding lytic transglycosylase domain-containing protein — protein sequence MRTLLKFILPAIFAAAAFGGVKSFEEIKDEPKGLAKDYYFYRLLTEGDYTKEQAQILSTDVFRRAGVLAKKLAEILPPKKTKGNCDSVSAKNILDANVTCQKQRLRVPFMMKLKKETRQKLADKFKDSDLLLYRRLSSLNEKHPEDEFAKFSDTDAFLVYFNQSSHKDKFDKIFDANFINLLAAKKEFHTLANNLIIDKKYAKFRKNFLAIKETELAGKDAFMLGVNAILLNSPKDAARFFTRAEAAFERQDRKDNAVFWLYLLSKNRSYLEKLNQSRDVNIYTLYANELTGASPAVNIVTPTPTKEKVADYDIKDPFLWQKTFKMIKEMSAQDAAKHSETFNTKETLGQYAYLMEKASGYKDSYFVMPFADELEDVNATRKALLYAIGRQESRFIPAVISTSYALGMMQFMPFLANHIGKKELQIPNFDQDDMFDPRLALKFADHHLNYLEKYLCHPLFVAYAYNGGIGFTKKMLQRGDLFNEGEYEPFLSMELVPFAESRDYGKKVLANYVIYLGIVRSSTSISTLFESLKTPSLTDKFRNQD from the coding sequence TTGCGTACGCTGCTTAAATTTATCCTGCCTGCGATTTTTGCGGCGGCGGCGTTTGGCGGAGTTAAGAGCTTTGAGGAGATAAAAGACGAGCCTAAGGGGCTTGCTAAGGATTACTACTTTTACCGTCTTTTAACCGAAGGCGACTACACCAAGGAGCAGGCGCAAATTTTGAGCACTGACGTCTTTCGCCGAGCGGGCGTACTGGCAAAGAAGCTGGCCGAAATTTTGCCGCCTAAAAAGACCAAAGGAAACTGCGATAGCGTAAGCGCGAAAAATATCCTAGACGCAAACGTAACCTGCCAAAAACAGCGCCTCAGAGTGCCTTTTATGATGAAGCTAAAAAAGGAAACGAGGCAAAAGCTAGCGGATAAATTTAAAGACTCCGATCTGCTTCTTTATCGGCGCTTGAGCTCGCTAAACGAGAAGCACCCCGAGGACGAATTTGCCAAATTTAGCGATACGGACGCGTTTTTGGTTTATTTTAACCAGTCCTCGCACAAGGATAAATTTGATAAGATATTTGATGCAAATTTTATAAATTTACTCGCGGCTAAAAAAGAGTTTCATACTCTGGCAAACAATCTGATAATCGATAAAAAGTATGCTAAATTTAGGAAAAATTTTCTCGCTATAAAGGAAACCGAGCTTGCCGGCAAGGACGCCTTTATGCTCGGCGTCAATGCGATTTTGTTAAATTCTCCAAAAGACGCGGCTAGGTTTTTTACTAGAGCTGAGGCGGCCTTTGAGAGGCAAGACCGCAAGGATAATGCCGTATTTTGGCTATATCTGCTAAGTAAGAACAGAAGTTATCTTGAGAAGCTAAATCAAAGCCGCGACGTAAATATCTATACCCTCTACGCAAACGAGCTAACGGGAGCAAGTCCGGCCGTAAATATCGTCACGCCGACGCCTACGAAAGAAAAGGTAGCGGACTACGATATAAAAGATCCGTTTTTGTGGCAAAAAACCTTTAAAATGATAAAAGAGATGAGCGCGCAGGACGCCGCAAAGCACTCCGAGACTTTTAACACCAAAGAGACGCTAGGTCAGTATGCCTATCTGATGGAAAAAGCAAGCGGCTACAAGGATAGTTACTTCGTTATGCCGTTTGCTGATGAGCTAGAGGATGTAAACGCGACTAGAAAAGCGCTTCTTTACGCGATCGGCAGGCAAGAAAGCCGCTTTATCCCAGCCGTCATCTCGACTTCTTATGCGCTTGGTATGATGCAATTTATGCCGTTTTTGGCTAACCATATCGGCAAAAAAGAGCTGCAAATCCCAAATTTCGATCAGGACGATATGTTTGACCCGCGTCTTGCGTTAAAATTTGCGGATCATCATCTAAATTATTTAGAGAAATACCTCTGCCACCCGCTTTTCGTCGCTTACGCGTATAACGGCGGTATCGGCTTTACTAAGAAAATGCTTCAGCGAGGCGACCTTTTTAACGAGGGCGAGTATGAGCCGTTTTTATCCATGGAGCTCGTACCCTTTGCCGAGAGTCGCGACTACGGCAAAAAGGTACTTGCAAACTATGTTATTTACCTAGGGATTGTCCGTTCCAGTACATCGATTTCGACACTTTTTGAAAGCTTAAAGACGCCTTCTTTGACGGATAAATTTCGAAATCAAGATTGA
- a CDS encoding YggT family protein codes for MIFSVFLEAVGSILHIVISAYTWIIIGAAIISWVRPDPYNPIVQLLYRLTEPVYGAIRRVIPTVFGGIDIAPIIVLLSLQFIDRFFVRLMFAYAA; via the coding sequence ATGATATTTTCGGTATTTTTAGAAGCAGTCGGCAGTATCCTGCATATCGTTATCAGCGCCTACACGTGGATCATCATAGGCGCAGCGATCATAAGCTGGGTGCGCCCTGATCCATATAATCCTATCGTGCAGCTACTCTACCGTCTCACCGAGCCCGTTTACGGCGCTATCCGCCGCGTGATACCGACGGTTTTCGGCGGTATAGATATAGCGCCTATTATCGTGCTTTTGTCGCTTCAGTTTATAGATAGATTTTTTGTAAGGCTCATGTTTGCGTACGCTGCTTAA